In Deltaproteobacteria bacterium, one DNA window encodes the following:
- a CDS encoding CsbD family protein, whose product MKSSTKDQAEGTFHEVKGKVKEVAGKLSDNPKLEGEGTGEKIAGKVQEKIGQVKKVFGK is encoded by the coding sequence ATGAAATCCAGCACGAAGGACCAGGCGGAAGGCACGTTCCACGAAGTGAAGGGCAAGGTCAAGGAGGTCGCCGGGAAACTGAGCGATAATCCAAAGTTGGAAGGTGAAGGTACCGGTGAAAAGATAGCCGGCAAAGTTCAGGAAAAGATCGGCCAGGTCAAGAAGGTTTTTGGGAAGTAG